GCCGGGCGACGCGGCGACGAAGGCGGTGTTCGCGTTCCTGGACGAGGCGTCGAAGAAGTGACGAGGGATCTCGCGGGCGGCGGGACGGGACGGGCGGAAGACTCATGGACGATCACACCTTCGGCCCCGGGCCGACCCCGGACACCGTCCGGACCGCCGACGGCCGGGTCCACGCCGCGCCGGAGGGATGGTCGCTCCTCCCTCCCGGCGACCCCGGGCTGACTCGCCGGGTGAAGGCCGCCGGCGATCACTGGGTCGTGCAGGAGAAGCGCGGCCGGAAGGTGTTCTCCCGCGGCGTCTGGGCGGCGTCGGCGACCATCGACCGGATCCGGGCCGAGCTGGACGCCGAGCGGTCCACCGAAGCCTACGCCCGTCGGAGGCAGGCCGACGCCCGCCGCCGCGACGACGTCCAGGCCGCCTACGTCGAAGACTTCCGCGGGGCCGTGACGGCGTTCCTCGGCTTCGATCCCGCTCACGCCGACGTCGCCGATCGGCTGGCCCTGGCCGTCGCCGAGCATGCCACGCCGGTCGGCAGCGGCACGGTCGCCCGGACGGAGCGCATCCCAGTCGAGCAGCGGGCCGAGGCCGCCGTCATCGCCTGGCTGCGGCACCGGACCACCGGCTACGACGGCATGGCGATCCCGAAGAAGAAGGGCGCGCGGCGAGAGGTCCGCCGAATGTTCGCCCGCCGCTCCCAGGAGCTGTTGCAGCGGTACCGTCGCGGCGAGCCGGTCGACGACGCGTGCCCGCTGAAGCGGGCGCTGACGACCAACGACGGCGACCGAACGATCGTCGAGTGAATCCGAACCTCGTCGACCCCGTCGATGTCCTCCTCCGTGGTCCGATCGTCCCGGCGAGTTTGCACCATCCGAAGGAGGTGTGCCATGCGGCCCGATTTCGACGAAGCGCCCTGCTTTCGAGGTGATGTCCAAGCGTCGCAGGGGGTATCCTCAGCGAAGCCCAGGTCAAGCGCGGCCGCCGGGTCGTCCACGGCGACAAGGAGCTGAGCGAGAAGCTCGGCCGCAACGACCTCTGCCCCTGCGGCAGCGGTCGCCTGTTCAAGAAGTGCTGCCGCGACGCCGGCTGCTTTCGACGGCGTCGGGCGCGACCATTACGAGCGATGATCGGCGCGACGGAGGGATCGATCGAGCCATGTACGTCCCCGCCTCCTTCGCCGAGACCGACGCGGCCAGGCTGAACGATTTCATGAGGCGGCACGGCTTCGCCCTCCTCACCTCGCACGGCGAGGGCGGGCTGGTCGCCAGCCATCTGCCGCTGTTGCTCGACGCGGACGCCGGCCCGCGCGGCCGGCTGATCGGGCACATGGCCAGGGCCAACCCGCAGTGGCGACTTGTCGAGGGCGAGGTCATGGCCGTCTTCTCCGGGCCGCACGCCTACGTCTCGCCGTCGTGGTACGAGGAGGCGGGGACCGTCCCGACCTGGAACTACGCCGCCGTCCACGCCTACGGCGTCTTCCGCCTCGTCGAGGATCGGGAAGGCCTCCTGGACGTCCTGCGACGGTCGGTCGCGACCTACGAGGGCCCGAGGCCCGAGCCCTGGCGGTTCGACGAGGCGGACCCGCAGGTCGAGATGATGCTCAGGGCCATCGTGGGGTTCCGCATCGAGATCACCCGGCTGGAGGGCAAGTGGAAGCTCTCGCAGAACCACCCGGAGGGCCGTCGCAGAAAGGTGATCCGGGCCCTGGCCGCGCGGCCGGACGAGGATTCGCGCGCGATCGCCGGGATGATGGAGGAAGCGATGGTCGAGGCCGGAAGATCGCCCGACGGACCATCGAAGGGGCCTCGATCGTGAGGCCGGCGGGGCGCGAAAAATCGCCCGACGTCGAGGTCGACGTGAGCGCCGCCGACGCCTCAGGCGACGATCCCCGGGACGCTCGGGCCCTCGTCGTCAGGGGCCGGGCGCGGCAGGTCCAGGGCGATCTCGCGGGGGCGCTCGCCGACTTCGACGAGGCGATCCGACGTGAGTCCGACGACGCCGACGCCCTCGGCGGGCGGGCCGCCGCTCGTCATGCGATGGGCGACCTCGCCGGGGCGGTCGCCGACTTCGACCGGGCGATCGCCGCGGCTCCGCGGGCGGCCTGGCTGTACAACGGCCGGGGCGCGGCCCTGCACGTCGACGACGACCTTCGCGCCGCCGTCGCCGACTACGACCGGGCCATCGCCCTCGATCCGGCCTTCGCGGAGGCTTACCGGAACCGGGGCCACGCGCGCTACGCCGAGGGCGACCTCGAGGCCGCGATCGCCGATTACACCGAGGTCGTCCGGCTCGGCCCGGCCGACGCCTCGTCCCACCTCCATCGCGGCGAGGTCCGGCTGGCGGCCGAGGATTACGAGGGGGCCGCCGCCGATTTCGGCGAGGTGATCCGCCTCGACCCGAACCATGCAAGGGCGTACCAGGGCCGCGCCGCAGCCCGGGAGGCGCTGGGCCGGGACGACCTGGCGGAGGCCGACCACGACGCGGCGGAGCGGCTCGGCGACGAGGAACCCACCGGAGGATCGACGATGAGCGTGACCGAGCGTAAGCCCCAGATCCACGCCCTGCTCCAGTCCCACTTCGACCCGACGGCGGTGGAAGACCTCACCATCACGGAAAGGCCGTTCCCCCTCCGGGTCCGGGCCGACTTGCAGCGGGCCGTCGATCAGGTCTTGCGGGACGGCGCGGTCGTCTCGTTCTTCTGCGGGGTCAGGAAGCCCCACGCCTTCGAGGGGATCAGCTTCTCGGAGCTGCTGATCCGCGACCGCAACAACCCCGTCCAGTCGGTCCCGCCGCTCTACGAGGAGGTCGACGTCGGCGAGGAGCATCCCGTCCGCTGCCTGAAGAACGGCCTGTGGCTGCTCGAAGCCGAAGGCGCGAGGTTCGCCGTCTTCCTGGAGCAGAGCACCCAGTTCCACCGGGTCCAGACGCTGCGGATCCAGGTCGCCACGCCCAACGACCCGCAGGGCTTCCGGGCCTCGCAGGGCTTCCTCAAGCGGCTGGAAGACGCCGTCCAGCGGGCCGAGTCGTACCGGGGCAAGATCCTCTCGCTGGAGGCGGGCGAACGGTACTCGGGCCGGACGTCGGGCATCCTGGTCCACAAGCTGGCCTCGGTGGACCGGGACCAGGTCATCCTGCCGCCCAGCACCCTCGACCTCCTGGAGCGGAACGTGACGCGGTTCGTCGGCCTCCGCTCGCGGCTCTCGGCCCTGGGGCTGGCGACGAAGAAGGGCCTGCTGTTCTACGGGCCGCCGGGGACCGGGAAGACGCACACGATCCACTACCTGGCCGGGTCGCTGGCGGGCCACACCACACTCATGATCACCGCCGAGCAGGTCGGCCTGCTCGACGAGTACATGGCGCTCGCCCGGCTGCTCCAGCCCAGCATCGTGGTGATCGAGGACGTGGACCTCATCGCCAGGGACCGCACCACGATGAACAGCCCGTGCGAAGAGGTGATGCTGAACAAGCTGCTCAACGAGATGGACGGCCTGAAGCCCGACTCGGAGATCCTCTTCATCCTGACGACGAACCGCCCCGAGGCGCTGGAGGCCGCGCTGGCGTCGCGGCCGGGCCGCGTCGACCAGGCGATCGAGTTCCCGCTGCCCGACGACGACGGTCGCGCCAAGCTGGTCCGGCTCTACGCCCGGGGCATGGAGACGCCCGACGAGGTCGTGGACGCGATCGTGAAGCGGACCGAGGGCGTGAGCGCCTCGTTCATCAAGGAGTTGATGCGACGCACGGCCCAGTTCCACCTGGAGCGGGGCGGGTCGAGCCGGATCGGGCTCGAGGACGTCGAATCCGCGCTCGACGAGCTGCTCTTCAGCGGCGGGACGTTGAACCGGAAGCTGCTCGGGGGCCGCGTCGACGCGGCGGGGCCTTCGTGCAGCCCGTGACCCGGATGCCTCGACGACGTCCCCGCCGCTACCCCAGGACGATCCGGCTCAGATCGACCAACCTGCGAGGCCTGGGCTCGACGTCGCCGACGGCGTGGAACATGACCGTGTCGGCGGTCGACACCTCCAGGCGGTGCTTCCCAAGAGTAACGCTCCCGAGGGAGCCGAGCCCGGTCACGGCCTTCACCAGCCCCCAGAACCGGCCTCGCGTCCACCGCAGCTGGATCGGCGAGCCGCCCGCCATCTCGGTCAGTTGCGGCTTCCGGTACTTCTCCTTGCCGATGTTCAGCGCCACCACGTCGCCGGTGACCACCTGCGAGCCGTAATAGCCAAGCTCGTCCCAGGTCTGGACCTCCGCGAGGTGGGAGACGATCTTTTCATAGAGGTCGGAGGGGATCCGCCCGGCCGCGTCGCCGGACCTCGCCACCGAATTCAGGCAGAATTCGACCAGCGACGAGAACATCCGCTCGGCGAGCCCTTTCCGGCCCGGCGGCCCGAGTTCGCCGTCGAGTTCCCGCCGGGAGACCACGTCCGGACGGGCCTCGACCTCCGGGGCGAGTTCGAGGTTCGGGTTCGTGAAGACGACCTTCGCGGCGATGTGGTCCCGGACGACCTGCTCGTCGAGGACGAGCCCGCGATCGCGCAGGTACTCGACCACGGCGTCCCGCCGGAGCCCGTTCTCGCGGATCATGTCGCCGTGATCGACGACGTCCCCGCCGCGCCGGGTCTGGAGCCAGGTCCCGTCCCGGATGGTCAACCGCCCCGACCAGTTCTTCACCTCGATGAGCTGGATCATCGCGGGCGTGCAGACGATCAGGTCGATCTCGCGCCGCCGGCCCTGCCGCTTCGAGGGGATGCGACGGCCGGCCAGGAGGTGGGCGTCCTTGAACCGGCCTGACGACCCGACCAGCTCCCTCACCAGGAGCTCGCCGTCCCGCCCGCCCGTCACGCCCGCCGACTCCTCGGCGGGTCGAACCTTCTGAATCTCGGACCACTGCCTGAGTCGATCGAGGAGTCCCAAGTCATCCCTTCCTTCGTCGCGGGTCACGGCGTTCCTGCACGCCGAAGCCCCAGGATACCCGCTCCGCCCCGCCGAGCGGAGGCCGGTCTTCGGGTCCTCGGCTCCCAGGGAGTCGGCGGCGGGCGCGATCTCCGCTTCCCCGTCCCGGACGCCTTGCGTTAGGCTTTTCCGGGGGCGTTCATTCACCGCAGGGGATCGTGGCGATGTTGCTGATGGCCGAGAACCAGGACGACCGGGTCATCTGGGTCGTCGTGGAGCTGCACCGGCCGAAGCAACGGATCCGCAGCCGGATCATCCTCCACCTCGGGGAGTTCGGGTCCCGGGAAGAAGCCGAGGCCGCCTTCCTGGCGCGGATCGCGACCGACCCCCGGCTCCGCGAGCACGTCGAGTCGTGGGCGGTCCACGCGGAAGACGTGCTGAAGGATCGCAAGGCGCGGGCCAAGTTCTTCCGGTTCGGCGCGTCCACCGGCGGCGTCGCGGAGTACGCCGACGAGGCCCTGCGCCGGCACGCCCGGGAGGAGGAGCAGGCCAGGGAGAGGGCGCGCGCGGCCTTCTGGAACTCGGGCGGCTCGTCCTCCGCGTTCGCCACGCTCGGCCTCCCCAGCGCCGCCTCGATGGCCGAGATCAAGGCCGCCTACCGCCGGATGGCCGTCCAGATGCACCCGGACCGGGGCGGGGACCACATGGCGATGGTCCGGCTCAACGCCGCTTACGAGACGGCCGTCGAGTACGCCGCCTGGCGCGGCTGATCAGCCAGATCCTCGAGGTCGGCTGCCATGGAAGAGCAGGAAGATCCCCCAGAGCGCCCCGTCCCCGCACGCGGATTGACGCATACTCCGACGATCCCGCTTCGGGAGAGTTCGGGGGTGCCCGGGACGATTGGTTTCAGATTTGCATCGGACCGAGGGCATGTCCCATCAAAGCACACTCTCTCCATCGCCGCCTTCCGAGGATCAGGTCCCCATGTCGGATTCCGTCGCGGTCTCGCCGAGGCAAGCTGCACACTGCTCGGTCCGCCTCCCCAACGGGATGGCCGTCGACAGCCTCGGCGTCGACGACACGCTCATGGTCTACCGCGACATCTTCGAGGACGACTGCTACCGCCGGGGCGGCGTCGCGATCCACGACGGCGACTGCATCCTCGACGTGGGGGCCAATACGGGCCTGTTCATCCTCTACCTGAACTCCATCCTCGCCGACGCCCGCGTGTATGCGTTCGAGCCCCTGCCGGCCACCTTCCAGGTGCTGAGCCGCAACATCGAGCGGCACAATCACCTGACCGTCAGCCTGTTCAACGTCGGCCTCTCGCAGAGCGCGGGGAGGGCGGCCTTCACGTATTACCCGCGGATGTCCAACGCCTCGACCATGTTCCCGGACGAATCGTCGCGGGCGGCGCTCATGGGCCGGGATTACATCCTCCAGCGCTTTCGCACGCTCCCGCGCCCCTGGGCCGCCTTGCTGTCGCTGTGCCCTTCGTGGATCCGCGTCGCCCTTGCGGAGCGGGTCCGGAAGTATTATCTGAAGAAGCACAAGGTGACCTGCGGGCTGACCACCCTGTCGGGCGTCCTGCGCAAGCACGGCATCTGCCGCGTGGACCTGCTGAAGGTCGACGCGGAGCAGAGCGAGCAGTCCATCCTGGCGGGTCTCGACGACGAGGACTGGCCGAAGATCCGCCAGGTCGTCATCGAGGTCCACGGCGGCGACGAGGCGATCCGCGACATGAGACGCTCCCTGCATCGCCGCGGCTTCCAGACGGCGGTGGAGTCGAACCCGACCTTCCCGAGCCTCTCGCTGCTCTACGGCGTGAGGCCGGACGACTCCCCGAGGAATTGACGACCGGCCCCATGTCGAGCCGATCCGCCGTACACCCCCGGACGTCCCCGGCCGGCCCGCATCCCCGCGATGCGGGTCGGCTCCGTCCGGCGCGACGCCACCCGACGCGATCAGCGCCGCTGGTCCCATCCCCCTCGACGCCGGCGGGACGACCCCGTCGGCGGCTTCTCAGCGACCCGGCCGCAGGCGGCTCGGGCGCAAGGACCGCAGGATGAACGACGAAGTTTCACACGGCGCCGCCTTCAACGACCCGGGGCTCAACGCCCGGATCATGCGTCTTCGGTCGCTCGACAACGTGACGAACCTGGCGTTCCTCGCGAAGGAATACCTCGGCGTCGCGGTCGTGGCGGGCGCGGCGGTCCTCTTCTGCGAGCGGCGCGAGGGCTGGGGGCTGGCCTGGGCGTGGGACGTCCCGGTCGTGGCGGCGGCCATCGTGCTGATCGGCGGCCTCCAGCATCGCCTGGCCGGCCTGGGACACGAGGCCTCGCATTACACGCTCTTGAAGAACAAGACCTGGAACGACCTGGTCGGCGACCTCTTCTGCATGTTCCCGATCCTGGCGACGGTCCGGCTCTACCGGGCCTTCCACCTGGCGCACCACCGCTACACCAACGACCCGGAGCGGGATCCCGACCTCGTGCTGCTGGGCGAGAGCAAGCGGGTCGACCAGTTCCCGATGACCCGG
The DNA window shown above is from Paludisphaera mucosa and carries:
- a CDS encoding DUF2293 domain-containing protein, whose amino-acid sequence is MDDHTFGPGPTPDTVRTADGRVHAAPEGWSLLPPGDPGLTRRVKAAGDHWVVQEKRGRKVFSRGVWAASATIDRIRAELDAERSTEAYARRRQADARRRDDVQAAYVEDFRGAVTAFLGFDPAHADVADRLALAVAEHATPVGSGTVARTERIPVEQRAEAAVIAWLRHRTTGYDGMAIPKKKGARREVRRMFARRSQELLQRYRRGEPVDDACPLKRALTTNDGDRTIVE
- a CDS encoding SEC-C metal-binding domain-containing protein encodes the protein MSEKLGRNDLCPCGSGRLFKKCCRDAGCFRRRRARPLRAMIGATEGSIEPCTSPPPSPRPTRPG
- a CDS encoding FMN-binding negative transcriptional regulator, with translation MYVPASFAETDAARLNDFMRRHGFALLTSHGEGGLVASHLPLLLDADAGPRGRLIGHMARANPQWRLVEGEVMAVFSGPHAYVSPSWYEEAGTVPTWNYAAVHAYGVFRLVEDREGLLDVLRRSVATYEGPRPEPWRFDEADPQVEMMLRAIVGFRIEITRLEGKWKLSQNHPEGRRRKVIRALAARPDEDSRAIAGMMEEAMVEAGRSPDGPSKGPRS
- a CDS encoding tetratricopeptide repeat protein, translating into MSAADASGDDPRDARALVVRGRARQVQGDLAGALADFDEAIRRESDDADALGGRAAARHAMGDLAGAVADFDRAIAAAPRAAWLYNGRGAALHVDDDLRAAVADYDRAIALDPAFAEAYRNRGHARYAEGDLEAAIADYTEVVRLGPADASSHLHRGEVRLAAEDYEGAAADFGEVIRLDPNHARAYQGRAAAREALGRDDLAEADHDAAERLGDEEPTGGSTMSVTERKPQIHALLQSHFDPTAVEDLTITERPFPLRVRADLQRAVDQVLRDGAVVSFFCGVRKPHAFEGISFSELLIRDRNNPVQSVPPLYEEVDVGEEHPVRCLKNGLWLLEAEGARFAVFLEQSTQFHRVQTLRIQVATPNDPQGFRASQGFLKRLEDAVQRAESYRGKILSLEAGERYSGRTSGILVHKLASVDRDQVILPPSTLDLLERNVTRFVGLRSRLSALGLATKKGLLFYGPPGTGKTHTIHYLAGSLAGHTTLMITAEQVGLLDEYMALARLLQPSIVVIEDVDLIARDRTTMNSPCEEVMLNKLLNEMDGLKPDSEILFILTTNRPEALEAALASRPGRVDQAIEFPLPDDDGRAKLVRLYARGMETPDEVVDAIVKRTEGVSASFIKELMRRTAQFHLERGGSSRIGLEDVESALDELLFSGGTLNRKLLGGRVDAAGPSCSP
- a CDS encoding nuclease-related domain-containing protein, yielding MGLLDRLRQWSEIQKVRPAEESAGVTGGRDGELLVRELVGSSGRFKDAHLLAGRRIPSKRQGRRREIDLIVCTPAMIQLIEVKNWSGRLTIRDGTWLQTRRGGDVVDHGDMIRENGLRRDAVVEYLRDRGLVLDEQVVRDHIAAKVVFTNPNLELAPEVEARPDVVSRRELDGELGPPGRKGLAERMFSSLVEFCLNSVARSGDAAGRIPSDLYEKIVSHLAEVQTWDELGYYGSQVVTGDVVALNIGKEKYRKPQLTEMAGGSPIQLRWTRGRFWGLVKAVTGLGSLGSVTLGKHRLEVSTADTVMFHAVGDVEPRPRRLVDLSRIVLG
- a CDS encoding J domain-containing protein, with translation MLLMAENQDDRVIWVVVELHRPKQRIRSRIILHLGEFGSREEAEAAFLARIATDPRLREHVESWAVHAEDVLKDRKARAKFFRFGASTGGVAEYADEALRRHAREEEQARERARAAFWNSGGSSSAFATLGLPSAASMAEIKAAYRRMAVQMHPDRGGDHMAMVRLNAAYETAVEYAAWRG
- a CDS encoding FkbM family methyltransferase, with product MSDSVAVSPRQAAHCSVRLPNGMAVDSLGVDDTLMVYRDIFEDDCYRRGGVAIHDGDCILDVGANTGLFILYLNSILADARVYAFEPLPATFQVLSRNIERHNHLTVSLFNVGLSQSAGRAAFTYYPRMSNASTMFPDESSRAALMGRDYILQRFRTLPRPWAALLSLCPSWIRVALAERVRKYYLKKHKVTCGLTTLSGVLRKHGICRVDLLKVDAEQSEQSILAGLDDEDWPKIRQVVIEVHGGDEAIRDMRRSLHRRGFQTAVESNPTFPSLSLLYGVRPDDSPRN